A single genomic interval of Bacillus sp. es.036 harbors:
- the dinG gene encoding ATP-dependent DNA helicase DinG: protein MNRYTIIDFETTGNSPKNGDRIIQIGLAVIEDGVIVDRYATFVNPEKSLPLFIQQLTGITDEDLKDAPLFEEVAPELLKRLDGAYFVAHNVRFDLNFMNAQLDVSGYDPFTGPTIDTVELARILLPTAEAYKLSSLAEYLEIQHDNPHQADSDAEVTAELLLFLFDKLYGLPLVTLEQLAELSTRLSSDMEVVLHEIMQDKKNRIEPEGNFEIFRDIAIKLQEQTSEVDSPHQSIQFEHAQKEFEQKMAETIPDFEVRTGQSDMMKQVAHAFDTNQHILIEAGTGIGKSLGYLLPGVVHAKNSGKPVVVSTHTIQLQEQLLQRDLPFLRDILPFSFKATIIKGRSHYLDLTRFEQQLHHVEEDNYDTILTKAQILVWLLETDYGDVEELNLSSGGKIFWHQVKSDAAVSANHRSPWFSRDFYHRRKRFAMNADLIITNHALLFSDLINEHQLLPAYQQAVIDEAHHLEDIATEFFGIKTDYFSILQGFVRIGLKDGDGIYGKVLSILKNLEVEVEETKNEIDAYVKTILGDVDELFRMLHRYVQKNIHRSNEIGRLSYRITGENGSAWEAIQEAAHRLVFYLKDLDKSLKKLEKELDLKEDELTREQLNTSADFKGIHASVLEELSKVDYLILNESENDVKWVEIDPKGSLNSAFLFSRPVEVGSLLSSDYFGKKKSILLTSATLTVKNSFDYITKRLGLEEFGPLIHQYHSPFDYSEQARLMIPTDLPMIKDVSDVQFVEHITDAILQIARVTRGRMLVLFTSYDMLKKAHHRMKELIAHDELTLISQGVDSGSRVRLTKNFKESEDAILFGTSSFWEGVDIPGEDLSCLIIVRLPFSPPDNPVFQARSEQLKSSGGNPFMELSLPEAIIRFKQGFGRLVRSQRDRGAVFIFDRRIISTRYGRLFVKSLPDVPLIKGTTEELVNELDLWL from the coding sequence ATGAATCGATATACCATAATAGATTTTGAAACGACAGGAAACTCCCCTAAAAATGGGGATCGAATCATTCAAATAGGATTAGCAGTTATTGAAGATGGAGTGATCGTTGATCGGTATGCAACATTTGTAAACCCTGAGAAATCACTTCCTCTATTTATACAACAATTGACCGGAATAACGGATGAAGATTTGAAAGATGCACCATTATTTGAAGAGGTGGCTCCAGAGCTTCTCAAACGATTGGATGGGGCTTATTTTGTCGCCCATAACGTACGATTCGATCTTAACTTTATGAATGCGCAGCTTGATGTGAGTGGATATGATCCGTTTACAGGACCAACGATTGACACGGTGGAACTTGCTCGAATTTTATTGCCAACAGCAGAAGCATATAAATTATCTTCACTTGCAGAATATTTAGAAATTCAACATGATAATCCCCACCAAGCAGATAGTGATGCTGAAGTTACAGCTGAACTATTGCTCTTTCTTTTTGATAAACTGTATGGTTTACCACTTGTAACCCTCGAACAGTTAGCGGAGCTTTCCACTCGACTATCGAGCGATATGGAAGTGGTCTTACATGAGATCATGCAAGACAAAAAGAATAGGATTGAACCAGAAGGCAATTTTGAGATCTTTCGAGACATTGCGATTAAGTTACAAGAACAAACCAGTGAAGTGGATTCTCCCCATCAATCGATTCAATTTGAGCATGCACAAAAAGAGTTTGAACAAAAAATGGCTGAAACAATCCCTGACTTTGAAGTGCGAACGGGTCAAAGCGATATGATGAAGCAGGTGGCTCATGCCTTTGATACAAATCAACATATTCTCATTGAGGCAGGGACGGGGATAGGTAAGTCATTAGGTTATTTACTACCTGGAGTCGTTCATGCTAAGAACTCTGGCAAGCCAGTTGTTGTTAGTACCCATACGATTCAATTACAAGAACAACTGCTACAACGGGATCTGCCTTTTCTTCGTGATATTTTGCCATTTTCCTTTAAAGCTACGATTATCAAAGGAAGAAGTCATTATTTAGACTTAACCCGATTTGAACAGCAGCTACATCATGTTGAAGAAGACAATTACGATACGATTTTAACAAAGGCACAAATTCTCGTCTGGCTACTTGAAACGGATTATGGGGATGTGGAAGAGTTAAACCTTTCTAGCGGTGGAAAGATTTTCTGGCATCAGGTAAAAAGTGATGCAGCCGTTTCCGCTAATCACCGTTCTCCATGGTTTTCGCGTGACTTTTATCATCGAAGAAAACGCTTTGCGATGAATGCGGATTTAATTATTACAAATCACGCTTTATTATTCAGTGATTTAATTAATGAGCATCAATTATTACCCGCTTATCAGCAGGCTGTGATTGATGAAGCTCATCATCTTGAAGATATTGCTACTGAGTTTTTTGGCATCAAAACCGATTATTTCTCGATTCTACAGGGATTTGTCCGAATTGGACTAAAGGATGGCGACGGAATTTATGGAAAAGTTCTAAGCATTTTAAAAAACCTGGAAGTCGAAGTAGAAGAGACAAAAAATGAAATTGATGCATATGTGAAAACGATTCTTGGAGATGTTGATGAACTTTTTCGTATGCTTCATCGTTACGTACAAAAAAACATTCATCGCTCAAATGAAATTGGTCGATTAAGCTATCGGATTACAGGTGAGAATGGCTCAGCATGGGAAGCGATTCAAGAAGCAGCCCATCGTTTGGTTTTCTATTTGAAAGATCTAGATAAATCATTAAAAAAGCTAGAGAAAGAACTTGATTTAAAAGAAGATGAGCTAACGAGAGAACAGTTAAATACGTCTGCTGACTTTAAAGGCATTCATGCTTCTGTTTTAGAGGAGCTTTCAAAAGTTGACTATCTTATTCTTAATGAAAGTGAAAATGATGTAAAGTGGGTAGAAATTGATCCTAAAGGATCGTTAAATTCGGCATTTTTGTTCAGTAGACCAGTGGAAGTGGGTTCCCTACTTTCAAGCGACTACTTCGGAAAGAAAAAAAGTATATTGTTAACATCTGCTACGCTTACTGTAAAGAATTCGTTTGATTATATTACGAAGCGACTTGGTTTGGAAGAATTTGGGCCGCTTATTCACCAATATCATTCTCCATTTGATTATAGTGAGCAAGCACGACTGATGATACCTACAGATTTGCCTATGATTAAAGATGTATCCGATGTTCAATTTGTTGAACATATTACGGATGCGATTCTTCAAATTGCCCGCGTCACGAGGGGAAGAATGCTTGTTTTGTTTACATCTTACGACATGCTTAAAAAAGCACATCATCGGATGAAAGAATTAATCGCTCATGATGAACTAACGTTGATTAGTCAGGGTGTTGATAGCGGAAGCAGGGTTAGGCTAACAAAGAATTTTAAAGAAAGTGAAGACGCGATTTTGTTTGGTACGAGTAGCTTCTGGGAGGGCGTGGATATTCCAGGAGAAGATTTAAGTTGCCTTATCATCGTTCGCCTTCCATTCTCGCCGCCTGATAACCCCGTTTTTCAGGCGAGATCAGAGCAATTGAAAAGTTCCGGTGGTAACCCATTTATGGAACTTTCGCTACCTGAAGCAATTATTCGCTTCAAACAGGGGTTTGGAAGGCTCGTTCGCTCGCAGCGTGATCGAGGTGCAGTATTTATATTCGATCGCCGCATCATTTCGACAAGATACGGTCGATTATTTGTAAAATCCTTACCGGACGTCCCATTAATTAAAGGGACAACAGAAGAATTGGTAAATGAACTAGATCTCTGGTTATAA
- the panD gene encoding aspartate 1-decarboxylase: MFLTMMKGKIHRARVTEANLNYVGSITIDEDIIEAVGMLPNEKVQIVNNNNGARLETYIIPGERGSGVVCLNGAAARLVQEGDVVIIVAYAMMTEEEAKQYTPRVAIMNEHNTIVDMIGLEPEATIL; this comes from the coding sequence ATGTTTTTAACAATGATGAAGGGTAAAATTCATCGCGCCCGTGTAACGGAAGCTAATTTAAACTATGTGGGAAGCATTACGATAGACGAGGACATTATTGAAGCTGTAGGCATGCTTCCGAATGAGAAAGTTCAAATTGTAAATAATAATAATGGTGCAAGGTTAGAAACATATATTATTCCTGGTGAAAGAGGATCGGGAGTTGTTTGTTTAAATGGAGCAGCTGCACGACTCGTTCAAGAAGGAGACGTGGTCATTATTGTTGCTTACGCTATGATGACTGAGGAAGAAGCGAAACAATATACGCCGCGCGTAGCCATAATGAATGAGCATAATACAATCGTTGATATGATTGGGCTAGAGCCTGAAGCAACAATTTTATAA
- the panC gene encoding pantoate--beta-alanine ligase, which produces MRIITTINEMQTFSKKTLRSGKTIGFVPTMGYLHEGHMSLVEEALIQNDCVIMSIFVNPLQFGPNEDFDRYPRDLKRDEQLAKQAGVDILFYPNVKEMYPKERTTRLTVQERVDTLCGEARPGHFDGVATVVMKLLQIVLPDRAYFGMKDAQQVAVIKGLVEDFNVPVEIVPCPIIREEDGLAKSSRNVYLTPTEREEAIQLSRSLDAAANAIERGETNPVRIKEMIISYLNQTSGVIDYVEVLSYPALEAIDVMKENIIVAVAVQFTAARLIDNKVTTRNEIAIGV; this is translated from the coding sequence ATGAGAATCATAACGACGATCAACGAAATGCAGACCTTTTCTAAAAAAACGTTAAGATCGGGCAAGACGATTGGCTTTGTACCTACGATGGGTTATCTTCATGAAGGACATATGAGTCTTGTTGAAGAAGCGTTGATACAAAATGATTGCGTTATCATGAGCATATTTGTAAATCCTTTGCAATTTGGTCCGAATGAAGATTTTGATCGCTATCCGAGAGATTTGAAGCGCGATGAACAACTTGCGAAACAGGCGGGAGTAGACATCCTATTCTATCCAAATGTGAAAGAGATGTATCCAAAAGAACGTACCACACGATTAACCGTTCAAGAACGTGTGGATACATTATGTGGTGAAGCAAGGCCAGGGCATTTTGATGGCGTAGCTACCGTCGTTATGAAATTGCTTCAGATCGTTCTCCCAGATCGCGCGTACTTTGGTATGAAAGATGCTCAGCAAGTAGCCGTGATAAAAGGGCTTGTGGAGGATTTTAACGTTCCCGTTGAAATCGTCCCGTGTCCAATTATCCGAGAGGAAGATGGGCTTGCGAAAAGCTCGCGTAATGTATATTTAACGCCTACTGAACGAGAAGAGGCCATTCAGTTGTCAAGAAGTCTTGATGCTGCAGCAAATGCGATTGAGCGAGGGGAAACGAATCCAGTACGTATTAAAGAAATGATTATTTCTTACTTAAACCAAACATCTGGAGTGATTGATTATGTTGAAGTTCTTTCATATCCAGCGTTAGAAGCCATTGATGTGATGAAAGAAAACATCATTGTAGCGGTGGCTGTTCAATTTACTGCTGCACGACTCATAGATAACAAGGTTACAACTAGAAATGAAATTGCGATAGGAGTGTAG